The sequence AGAGATCGATTGGGATCACGATGAGGCCACCCACACCAGTAACCACCTGGTGGAGGCGGCGTCATGACTCTCTATTTCCTGCAAGCCTTTATCTATCTGCTGGCGGCGGTGATCGCCGTTCCTCTGGCCAAGCGCCTGGGTCTGGGCTCAGTGCTGGGTTATCTGATCGCCGGTGTGGTGATTGGTCCCATCACCGGTTTGGTGGGTGAAGAGACCATGACCATTCAGCACTTCGCCGAGTTCGGGGTGGTGATGATGCTGTTCCTGGTGGGGTTGGAGTTGCAACCCAAGATGTTGTGGGAGATGCGCAACCGGCTGATCGGCCTGGGGGGACTTCAGGTGGTGCTGAGTACTGCCCTGGGCTGGGGTCTGGCTCAGTATGCCGGCCTGCCCTGGCAGAGCGCCCTGACCATAGGGATGATCTTCTCCCTCTCCTCCACCGCCATTGTGCTGCAGACCTTCAGCGAAAAGCACCTGGGCAATACCGATGGCGGCCGCAGTGCCTTCTCGGTGCTGCTGCTGCAGGACATCGCGGTGATCCCCATGTTGGCCTTTATTCCCCTGTTGGCGCTGCCTGAGCTGATCTCCGGCGCGAGTCAGGGGGATCATGGTCATGACATCAGCCTGGTGGCCGGGTTGCCTGGCTGGGGTTATGCCCTGGTGGTGATCACCACCATCGGCCTGCTGATTGCTGCCGGTCACTTCTTCAGTCGGCCCCTGTTCCGTTATGTGGCCTCTTCGGGCTTACGGGAGATCTTTACTGCCACGGCGCTGCTGTTGGTGATCGGCATCGCCGCCTTGATGGGGCTGGTGGGGCTCTCTCCCGCTCTGGGCACCTTCCTGGCCGGCGTGGTGCTGGCCAACTCCGAATTCCGTCATGAGCTGGAGTCCAACATTGAGCCGTTTAAGGGATTGCTGCTTGGACTGTTCTTCATCACCGTGGGCGCCGGCGTTAATTTCGGCGTGCTCTGGGAACAGTTGGGGCTGGTTTTGGCGCTGACCGCGGCAGTGATGCTGGGCAAACTGGTGATCCTCTATCTGCTGGGTTGGGTCTTCAAGGTGCGGGGCAGCGACCGCTGGCTGTTTGCCCTCAGTCTGGCCCAGGCCGGTGAGTTTGGTTTCGTGCTGTTGGGCTACTCTCAGCAGAACCAGGTGCTGTCCCAGGATCTGGTGCAGATGCTGTCCCTGGTGGTGGCCCTGTCCATGTTCCTGACACCGGCACTGTTTATCCTGTTTGAACGGGTGATCCTGCCCCGTTATGAGCAGCGCAGCAATGAGCGGGAAGCGGACACCATAGATGAGAAGGGCACGGTGATCATCGCCGGGGTAGGGCGTTTCGGTCAGATCATCAACCGCATGTTGACGGTCAATGGCATTCCTACCGTGGTGCTGGACCATGAGGCGGACCAGGTGGAGAACCTGAGAAGCATCAGGGTGAAGAGCTATTTTGGTGACGCCACCCGTCCGGACATGTTGCACACTGCCGGCATCGAGCAGGCCAAGGCCCTGGTAGTCGCCATCGACGAGCGGGAAGCGGCGGTGGAGCTGGTTCACTACGTGAAACAGACCTACCCCAAGGTGAAGGTACTGGCACGGGCCTACGACCGAGGGCACCTCTATGCCTTGCGCAGTGCCGGGGCGGACGTGGTGATCAAAGAGACCCTGCACTCGGCCCTGGCCCTGGGCAGCGAAAC is a genomic window of Ferrimonas sp. YFM containing:
- a CDS encoding monovalent cation:proton antiporter-2 (CPA2) family protein translates to MTLYFLQAFIYLLAAVIAVPLAKRLGLGSVLGYLIAGVVIGPITGLVGEETMTIQHFAEFGVVMMLFLVGLELQPKMLWEMRNRLIGLGGLQVVLSTALGWGLAQYAGLPWQSALTIGMIFSLSSTAIVLQTFSEKHLGNTDGGRSAFSVLLLQDIAVIPMLAFIPLLALPELISGASQGDHGHDISLVAGLPGWGYALVVITTIGLLIAAGHFFSRPLFRYVASSGLREIFTATALLLVIGIAALMGLVGLSPALGTFLAGVVLANSEFRHELESNIEPFKGLLLGLFFITVGAGVNFGVLWEQLGLVLALTAAVMLGKLVILYLLGWVFKVRGSDRWLFALSLAQAGEFGFVLLGYSQQNQVLSQDLVQMLSLVVALSMFLTPALFILFERVILPRYEQRSNEREADTIDEKGTVIIAGVGRFGQIINRMLTVNGIPTVVLDHEADQVENLRSIRVKSYFGDATRPDMLHTAGIEQAKALVVAIDEREAAVELVHYVKQTYPKVKVLARAYDRGHLYALRSAGADVVIKETLHSALALGSETLVALGNHPFRARQRRLAFEEVEREHDKLLYDSWLQGDEGDRFGTHYRDLFMQLEELLGEAMRGQDSERHSRAERSWTPPPKNYLDHWKKQG